In Streptomyces sp. NBC_00878, a single window of DNA contains:
- a CDS encoding OB-fold nucleic acid binding domain-containing protein, protein MSAVPRSEKPAGRFRRMLDRLSSSQEDLESEELREDAETAGCTRIGDCRDRQVVTVTGTLRTVTLRPRAGVPALEAELFDGSAALDVVWLGRRSIVGIEPGRKLIASGRISMSRGRRVLFNPKYELRPLGRE, encoded by the coding sequence ATGAGTGCTGTGCCTCGTTCCGAAAAGCCGGCGGGCCGGTTCCGGCGGATGCTCGACCGGCTCTCCTCGTCCCAGGAGGACCTGGAGTCGGAGGAGCTGCGCGAGGACGCCGAGACCGCGGGCTGTACGCGCATCGGTGACTGCCGCGACCGACAGGTGGTCACGGTTACTGGTACCTTGCGCACGGTCACGCTGCGCCCGAGGGCCGGTGTCCCGGCCCTGGAGGCCGAGCTGTTCGACGGTTCGGCCGCACTGGACGTGGTGTGGCTCGGCAGGCGCTCCATAGTGGGGATAGAACCGGGGCGCAAGCTGATCGCATCGGGCCGGATCTCGATGAGCCGGGGCCGCCGGGTGCTGTTCAATCCCAAATACGAACTCAGACCCCTCGGACGGGAGTAG
- a CDS encoding response regulator: MTRVLVVDDEPQITRALVINLKARKYEVDAAPDGATALQLAAARHPDVVVLDLGLPDMDGVEVIKGLRGWTRVPILVLSARHTSDEKVEALDAGADDYVTKPFGMDELLARLRAAVRRAEPTGGGEDDVIVETEDFTVDLAAKKVNRDGRDVRLTPTEWHLLEVLVRNTGRLVGQKQLLQEVWGPSYGTETNYLRVYMAQLRRKLESDPSHPRHFITEPGMGYRFER; this comes from the coding sequence ATGACCCGCGTCCTCGTGGTCGACGACGAGCCGCAGATCACCCGAGCCCTCGTGATCAACCTCAAGGCACGCAAGTACGAGGTCGACGCGGCCCCCGACGGCGCCACCGCGCTCCAGCTCGCGGCCGCCCGGCACCCCGATGTCGTCGTGCTCGACCTGGGTCTGCCCGACATGGACGGCGTCGAGGTGATCAAGGGGCTGCGCGGCTGGACCCGCGTGCCGATCCTGGTGCTGTCCGCCCGGCACACCTCCGACGAGAAGGTCGAGGCCCTCGACGCGGGCGCCGACGACTACGTGACCAAGCCCTTCGGCATGGACGAGCTGCTCGCCCGCCTGAGGGCCGCCGTCCGCCGTGCCGAGCCCACCGGGGGCGGCGAGGACGACGTGATCGTCGAGACCGAGGACTTCACCGTCGACCTGGCCGCCAAGAAGGTCAACCGGGACGGCCGAGACGTGCGCCTCACCCCGACCGAGTGGCACCTCCTGGAGGTGCTGGTCCGCAACACCGGCCGCCTGGTCGGCCAGAAACAGCTGCTCCAGGAGGTCTGGGGCCCCTCCTACGGCACGGAGACGAACTATCTGCGGGTCTACATGGCCCAGCTCCGCCGGAAACTGGAGTCGGATCCTTCGCATCCCCGGCACTTCATTACGGAGCCGGGGATGGGGTATCGGTTCGAGAGGTGA
- a CDS encoding ATP-binding protein yields MGRGKLRIHLGAAPGVGKTYAMLSEAHRRVERGTDCVVAFVEHYDRPRTEVMLHGLEQIPRQELAYRGTVFTEMDVDAVLERAPAVALVDELAHTNIPGSRNIKRWQDVEELLAAGIDVVSTVNIQHLESLGDVVESITGVRQQETVPDEVVRRADQIELVDMSPQALRRRMAHGNIYKPDKVDAALSNYFRPGNLTALRELALLWVADRVDAYLQQYRGEHGIRSTWQARERIVVGLTGGPEGRTLIRRAARLAEKGAGGEVLAVYISRSDGLTAASPKELAVQRTLAEDLGGTFHHVIGDDIPSALLEFARGVNASQIVLGSSRRKAWQYVFGPGVGATVARESGPDLDVHIVTHDKAGKGRGLPVARGARLGRSRIIAGWLVGIVGPALLALLLTHGDTDLGLANDMLLFLALVVAAALLGGLLPALASAAFGSLLLNYYFTLPLHRLTIADPRNVVAIVIFVGVAVAVASVVDLAARRTHQAARLRAESEILSFLAGSVLRGETSLDALLERVRETFGMESAALLERKSDVDPWTCAGSVGPHPPTLPDDADVDVPVGDHTALALSGRVLPAEDRRVLAAFAAQAVVVLDRKRLQEEAERARALAEGNRIRTALLAAVSHDLRTPLAAIKAAVSSLRSDDVAWSEEDEAELLEGIEAGADRLDHLVGNLLDMSRLQTGTVTPLIREIDLDEVVPMALGGVPENSVELEIPETLPMVAVDPGLLERSVANIVENAVKYGPADERVLVSASALGDRVEVRVVDRGRGVPDEAKDRIFAPFQRYGDVPRGAGVGLGLAVARGFAEAMGGTLDAEDTPGGGLTMVLTLRAGPAHPAPLAAVSELVQPERQAS; encoded by the coding sequence ATGGGACGCGGCAAGCTTCGGATCCATCTCGGTGCGGCACCGGGCGTCGGGAAGACGTACGCGATGCTGTCCGAGGCGCATCGCCGTGTCGAGCGGGGTACGGACTGCGTGGTGGCCTTCGTCGAGCACTACGACCGGCCGCGCACCGAGGTGATGCTGCACGGTCTGGAGCAGATCCCGCGCCAGGAGCTGGCCTACCGGGGCACCGTCTTCACCGAGATGGACGTCGACGCCGTACTGGAGCGCGCCCCGGCCGTCGCCCTGGTGGACGAACTGGCCCACACGAATATCCCCGGCTCACGGAACATCAAGCGCTGGCAGGACGTCGAGGAACTCCTCGCCGCCGGAATCGACGTGGTCTCGACGGTCAACATCCAGCACCTGGAGTCCCTCGGTGACGTCGTCGAGTCGATAACCGGTGTGCGGCAACAGGAGACCGTCCCGGACGAGGTCGTACGGCGGGCCGACCAGATCGAGCTGGTCGACATGTCGCCACAGGCGCTGCGGCGCCGGATGGCGCACGGCAACATCTACAAGCCCGACAAGGTCGACGCGGCCCTGTCCAACTACTTCCGCCCCGGCAACCTCACCGCCCTGCGCGAACTGGCCCTCCTCTGGGTCGCCGACCGTGTCGACGCATACCTCCAGCAGTACCGCGGCGAGCACGGCATCCGCTCCACCTGGCAGGCCCGCGAACGCATCGTCGTGGGACTGACCGGCGGACCCGAGGGCCGTACGCTGATCCGCCGCGCGGCACGGCTGGCGGAGAAGGGCGCGGGCGGCGAGGTGCTCGCCGTCTACATCTCCCGCAGCGACGGCCTGACCGCCGCCTCGCCCAAGGAGCTCGCCGTCCAGCGCACCCTCGCCGAAGACCTGGGCGGCACCTTCCACCACGTCATCGGCGACGACATCCCGTCCGCGCTGCTGGAGTTCGCACGCGGCGTCAACGCCTCCCAGATCGTCCTGGGCTCCTCGCGGCGCAAGGCCTGGCAGTACGTGTTCGGCCCCGGCGTCGGCGCCACGGTCGCCCGGGAGTCGGGGCCCGACCTGGACGTACACATCGTCACGCACGACAAGGCCGGCAAGGGGCGCGGACTGCCGGTCGCCCGGGGAGCGCGGCTCGGCCGGTCCCGGATCATCGCGGGCTGGCTGGTCGGCATCGTCGGCCCGGCCCTCCTCGCGCTGCTGCTGACCCACGGCGACACGGACCTCGGGCTCGCCAACGACATGCTGCTCTTCCTGGCTCTGGTCGTCGCGGCGGCGCTGCTCGGCGGGCTGCTCCCGGCGCTCGCCTCGGCGGCCTTCGGCTCGCTGCTGCTGAACTACTACTTCACCCTGCCGCTGCACCGGCTGACCATCGCCGACCCCAGGAACGTCGTCGCCATCGTGATCTTCGTGGGTGTCGCGGTGGCCGTCGCCTCCGTCGTGGACCTGGCGGCCCGCCGCACCCACCAGGCGGCCCGGCTGCGTGCCGAGTCCGAGATCCTCTCCTTCCTGGCAGGCAGCGTCCTGCGCGGCGAGACCAGCCTGGACGCCCTGCTGGAGCGGGTCCGCGAGACCTTCGGCATGGAGTCGGCCGCCCTGCTGGAGCGCAAGAGCGACGTCGACCCGTGGACCTGCGCGGGCAGCGTCGGCCCGCACCCGCCGACGCTCCCCGACGACGCGGACGTGGACGTGCCGGTCGGCGACCACACCGCCCTCGCCCTCTCCGGCCGGGTCCTGCCCGCCGAGGACCGCCGGGTGCTCGCCGCCTTCGCCGCCCAGGCCGTCGTCGTGCTGGACCGCAAGCGCCTCCAGGAGGAGGCCGAGCGGGCCCGCGCACTCGCCGAGGGCAACCGCATCCGTACGGCGCTGCTGGCCGCCGTCAGCCATGACCTGCGCACCCCGCTGGCCGCGATCAAGGCCGCCGTGTCGTCCCTCAGGTCCGACGACGTGGCCTGGTCCGAGGAGGACGAGGCCGAGCTCCTGGAAGGCATCGAGGCGGGCGCCGACCGGCTCGACCACCTGGTCGGCAACCTCCTGGACATGTCCCGACTGCAGACCGGCACGGTCACGCCGCTGATCCGCGAGATCGACCTCGACGAGGTCGTGCCGATGGCGCTGGGCGGCGTACCGGAGAACAGCGTCGAGCTGGAGATCCCCGAGACCCTGCCCATGGTCGCCGTCGACCCGGGCCTCCTGGAGCGCTCCGTCGCCAACATCGTCGAGAACGCCGTCAAGTACGGCCCCGCCGACGAGCGGGTCCTCGTCTCCGCCAGCGCGCTCGGCGACCGCGTGGAGGTCCGGGTCGTGGACCGTGGCCGCGGCGTCCCGGACGAGGCGAAGGACCGTATCTTCGCGCCCTTCCAGCGCTACGGGGACGTCCCGCGCGGCGCCGGTGTCGGCCTCGGCCTCGCGGTCGCCCGCGGCTTCGCCGAGGCCATGGGCGGCACCCTCGACGCCGAGGACACTCCAGGCGGCGGCCTCACCATGGTTCTCACCCTCAGAGCGGGCCCGGCCCACCCGGCACCACTCGCGGCCGTCTCCGAACTCGTACAACCGGAAAGGCAGGCTTCATGA
- a CDS encoding ABC transporter ATP-binding protein, which translates to MSQVVSQVGTDTMVRVENVHRSYGSGATAVHALRGVSFDIPRGELVALKGRSGSGKTTLLNLVGGLDEVDEGRITVDGLDLSGLGENGLLELRRDRIGFVFQSFGLIPILTAAENVGVPMRLRRADPREREERVELLLSLVGLADHAAQRPGELSGGQQQRVAIARALANEPALLIADEPTGQLDAETGIAVMELLRAVVRSERVTALVATHDAALLDLADRVLELSDGEIVEH; encoded by the coding sequence ATGAGCCAGGTCGTCAGCCAGGTCGGCACGGACACGATGGTGCGCGTGGAGAACGTCCACCGCTCGTACGGGAGCGGCGCCACCGCCGTACACGCCCTGCGCGGCGTCTCGTTCGACATACCTCGCGGTGAACTCGTCGCCCTCAAGGGGCGGTCGGGGTCCGGCAAGACGACGCTGCTCAACCTCGTCGGCGGGCTCGACGAGGTCGACGAGGGACGGATCACCGTCGACGGGCTCGACCTCTCCGGGCTCGGGGAGAACGGGCTGCTGGAGCTGCGCCGGGACCGTATCGGCTTCGTCTTCCAGTCCTTCGGACTCATCCCGATCCTGACGGCCGCCGAGAACGTGGGAGTGCCGATGCGGCTGCGCCGGGCCGATCCCCGCGAGCGCGAGGAGCGCGTCGAGCTGCTGCTCTCCCTGGTCGGGCTGGCCGACCACGCCGCGCAGCGGCCCGGGGAGCTCTCCGGCGGCCAGCAGCAGCGCGTGGCGATCGCCCGCGCTCTCGCGAACGAGCCCGCGCTCCTCATCGCCGACGAGCCCACCGGCCAGCTCGACGCCGAGACCGGGATCGCGGTGATGGAGCTGCTGCGGGCCGTCGTCCGCAGTGAGCGGGTCACCGCGCTCGTCGCGACCCATGACGCGGCCCTCCTGGACCTGGCCGACCGGGTCCTGGAACTGAGCGACGGCGAGATCGTGGAGCACTGA